The Euzebyales bacterium genome includes a window with the following:
- a CDS encoding antibiotic biosynthesis monooxygenase — translation MVIRIWRGWTRPEDAEAYRDYMTRVALPGYARVDGNLAVYMTSRRDGDREEFAMITVWESLDAIRAFAGDDHERAVFYPDDDAYLVDRERTVRHYDVYGSHHAPTM, via the coding sequence ATGGTGATCCGCATCTGGCGGGGATGGACCCGCCCCGAAGACGCCGAGGCGTATCGCGACTACATGACGCGTGTCGCGCTGCCCGGCTACGCGCGTGTCGATGGCAACCTCGCGGTGTACATGACGAGTCGGCGCGACGGTGATCGTGAGGAGTTCGCCATGATCACGGTCTGGGAGTCGCTCGACGCGATCCGGGCATTCGCCGGGGACGACCATGAGCGCGCCGTGTTCTATCCGGACGACGATGCCTACCTGGTCGACCGCGAGCGGACGGTTCGCCACTACGATGTGTACGGCAGCCATCACGCGCCCACGATGTGA